The following proteins come from a genomic window of Chryseobacterium glaciei:
- the thiH gene encoding 2-iminoacetate synthase ThiH → MQSFKDIFENYHWDDIKAKLEKVTLSDVENSLQKSTKTIDDFLNFLSPVAAQKLELMAQMTQKITQKRFGKTIQLYAPLYLSNECQNICTYCGFSLDNSLKRKTLSSTELIIEAMALKEMEVNHVLLVSGEANKTVGLSYFLTAVRLLKPHFANISIEVQPLSEEEYQQLHDEGVNAVLVYQETYHQEVYKEYHPKGKKSNFNFRLETPDRIGKAGIHKMGLGVLLGLEDWRVDSFFNALHIDYLQKQYWKSKFSVSFPRLRPAEGIIEPNFIMEDKDLLQLICAYRIWNEELEVSISTRENEKFRNNIISLGATAMSAGSKTNPGGYVVDPESLEQFETSDERSMNEMRRIIKQAGYDPVMKDWDSVYSGT, encoded by the coding sequence ATGCAGAGTTTTAAAGATATTTTTGAAAATTATCACTGGGATGATATTAAAGCCAAATTGGAAAAAGTAACCTTATCTGATGTTGAAAACAGCCTGCAAAAGAGTACGAAAACAATAGACGATTTTCTGAATTTTCTTTCTCCTGTTGCGGCTCAGAAATTAGAACTGATGGCTCAGATGACGCAGAAAATCACACAGAAACGTTTCGGAAAGACGATTCAGCTGTATGCGCCATTGTATCTGAGTAATGAATGTCAGAATATCTGCACTTATTGTGGTTTTAGTTTAGACAATTCGCTTAAGAGAAAGACGCTTTCCAGTACGGAGCTAATTATAGAGGCCATGGCGTTAAAGGAGATGGAAGTCAATCATGTATTGCTGGTAAGCGGAGAAGCGAATAAAACGGTGGGGCTTTCCTATTTTTTGACGGCGGTTCGTTTGTTGAAACCTCATTTTGCTAATATTTCTATTGAAGTTCAGCCTTTATCAGAAGAGGAATATCAACAACTTCACGATGAAGGCGTGAATGCTGTATTGGTATATCAGGAAACGTATCATCAGGAAGTTTATAAAGAATATCATCCAAAAGGGAAGAAGTCAAATTTCAACTTCCGTTTAGAAACACCAGATAGAATAGGAAAGGCGGGAATCCATAAAATGGGATTGGGCGTTTTATTAGGTTTGGAAGATTGGCGGGTTGACAGTTTTTTTAATGCCCTTCACATCGATTATTTACAGAAGCAGTATTGGAAGAGTAAGTTTTCAGTTTCATTTCCTAGATTACGACCTGCAGAAGGTATTATTGAACCCAATTTTATCATGGAAGATAAAGATTTGCTTCAATTAATCTGTGCTTACAGAATTTGGAATGAAGAGTTGGAGGTATCCATTTCAACCAGAGAAAATGAAAAGTTCAGAAATAATATTATTTCATTGGGCGCAACAGCGATGAGCGCCGGATCAAAGACCAATCCTGGAGGCTATGTGGTAGATCCGGAATCGTTGGAACAGTTTGAAACCAGCGACGAAAGAAGTATGAATGAAATGAGAAGAATTATTAAACAAGCGGGCTATGATCCTGTGATGAAAGATTGGGATTCTGTATATAGTGGAACTTAA
- a CDS encoding HesA/MoeB/ThiF family protein yields MKSEDIFARYSRQIFIKEIGLEGQRKIMNSKVLMIGAGGLGSPVIQYLAAAGVGVLGVADFDEVELHNLNRQIIHNENSVGKSKVKSAEQFVKKLNHHVNFIGIENKIDESNAEEILSQFDLIIDGSDNFKTRYLINDVCVKLGKPLVYGSILGFSGQVAVFNYQGSKNLRDLFPEPPIDEDLPDCDSLGVLGALPGIVGSMMANLTLKLITDLPLNINQLTLIDTLNWRFQTIDF; encoded by the coding sequence ATGAAAAGCGAAGATATTTTTGCCCGATACAGCCGTCAAATTTTTATTAAAGAAATCGGTTTGGAAGGTCAACGAAAAATTATGAATTCAAAAGTCCTAATGATTGGAGCGGGCGGATTGGGAAGTCCTGTTATTCAATACTTGGCGGCGGCGGGAGTTGGAGTTTTGGGAGTTGCAGATTTTGATGAGGTTGAATTACATAATTTAAACCGACAAATTATTCATAATGAAAATTCCGTTGGAAAATCTAAGGTTAAAAGTGCAGAACAATTTGTAAAAAAGCTTAATCATCATGTCAATTTTATTGGAATTGAAAATAAGATTGACGAATCTAACGCAGAAGAAATTCTTTCTCAGTTTGATCTCATTATTGATGGTTCTGATAATTTTAAAACACGATATTTAATTAATGATGTCTGTGTGAAACTTGGAAAACCTTTAGTTTACGGAAGTATATTAGGGTTTTCGGGACAGGTTGCTGTTTTTAATTATCAGGGAAGTAAAAATTTAAGAGATCTATTTCCTGAGCCACCTATTGATGAAGATCTTCCGGATTGTGATAGTCTTGGCGTTTTGGGCGCGTTGCCGGGAATTGTAGGAAGCATGATGGCGAATTTAACCCTAAAATTGATAACTGATTTACCTTTAAATATCAATCAATTAACATTAATTGATACATTGAACTGGAGATTTCAGACAATCGACTTCTAA
- a CDS encoding outer membrane beta-barrel family protein yields the protein MKKTIFVLSVIGSMFTYAQEKTNSQIKEKEIEGVVLTKTKKAVEQKADRTIFDFSEQPQLNNGNVLEGIKKLPGLISTDIAGMMYQGKILDVYLNGRPLNITSNELNSFLEGMPANSVDRIEVITQPGAEFPATSGGAIMNIITNKNANKYLTATYSGNYSFTNYDKFRNRTTNSLNLNARNKIFGWQLNVGQNYRESMLNGQQDELLTSNTSRYGRGYFAKSGLTFDLGQDRLLLNYDIYHNNNDNYTLSDGHGDLPFQNNPKDLREAFYNASDIAHTDNLRQEAVVTYQKRFADKSQKLDFQFGYTRSDSKFAQDNVFQDGNFTFAPNQPINSPTSGLKDILNNKSVMNIANFKIDYSQPIKLLDGGKVSFGGLYERQDFDTESFGLTNLEYQRQTASTYLEFQAKLKKFDFTLGSRAENYDISGVTRYFDKDQKLIEGALIPFNKFKLFPNASVQYNMMNQVYIAANYNKKISLPSISTLNPNNVTFSGPSTEVTGNPNLQPTIFDNYELKISAFDYAFLGYSVSSAKNQVAQIIRKDGRKLYNEQINISSMRIHNVNIGLPIPFMVFSKPLSEIMKFNFNPDKINFMYLYAGYQKHEIDNLNNRGFWIFNLMTQIILPKDIKLTANYSYLTPKAGYFYFTAEKPFNNNVDITLTKKFMDNRLTLSVFANDIFNGQVMQVRSNPPSGESVVISSKYDTRNFGLSINYKIPTRNKLAKEDANILNQTKKEDAGVMQQAQ from the coding sequence ATGAAAAAAACTATATTCGTTCTGTCTGTGATAGGCTCTATGTTTACCTATGCACAGGAGAAGACCAATAGTCAGATAAAAGAAAAAGAAATTGAAGGTGTCGTACTCACCAAAACTAAAAAAGCCGTTGAACAAAAAGCGGATCGCACGATCTTTGATTTTTCTGAGCAGCCACAGCTTAACAACGGAAACGTTTTAGAAGGAATCAAAAAACTTCCAGGTCTTATCTCTACAGATATTGCAGGGATGATGTATCAAGGTAAAATTCTTGATGTTTATCTTAACGGAAGACCTTTAAATATTACTTCAAACGAATTAAACTCTTTCCTTGAAGGCATGCCCGCTAATTCGGTTGACAGAATCGAGGTAATCACACAGCCAGGCGCAGAATTTCCTGCAACTTCAGGAGGTGCAATCATGAATATTATTACGAATAAAAATGCCAATAAATATTTAACAGCAACTTATTCAGGGAATTATTCTTTCACGAATTATGATAAATTCAGAAATAGAACAACAAATTCATTAAACTTAAACGCAAGAAATAAAATCTTCGGATGGCAATTGAATGTTGGTCAAAACTATCGTGAAAGTATGCTGAATGGTCAGCAGGATGAGTTACTGACAAGTAATACCAGCAGATATGGCCGCGGATATTTTGCAAAATCAGGTTTAACATTCGATCTTGGACAAGACAGATTATTGTTAAACTACGATATTTATCACAATAATAATGACAATTACACTTTGAGTGATGGTCATGGAGATCTGCCTTTTCAAAATAATCCTAAAGATTTAAGAGAAGCTTTTTACAATGCTTCAGACATTGCTCATACTGATAATTTGAGACAAGAAGCAGTCGTGACTTATCAAAAACGTTTCGCTGACAAATCTCAAAAATTAGACTTCCAGTTTGGATATACAAGATCAGACAGCAAATTTGCTCAGGATAATGTTTTCCAGGACGGTAATTTTACATTTGCTCCAAATCAACCAATAAATAGTCCGACAAGTGGCCTTAAAGATATTCTAAATAACAAATCTGTCATGAATATTGCCAACTTCAAAATAGATTATTCTCAACCGATCAAACTTCTTGACGGCGGAAAAGTAAGCTTTGGAGGTTTATACGAAAGACAGGATTTTGATACAGAAAGTTTCGGATTAACCAATTTAGAATATCAAAGACAGACAGCTTCAACCTATTTGGAATTTCAGGCAAAATTGAAAAAGTTTGATTTCACATTAGGCTCCCGTGCTGAAAATTATGATATTTCAGGTGTAACAAGATATTTTGATAAAGACCAAAAACTAATAGAAGGGGCTTTGATTCCTTTCAATAAATTTAAACTTTTCCCGAACGCAAGTGTGCAATATAACATGATGAATCAGGTCTATATTGCTGCGAATTATAATAAGAAAATCAGTTTACCTAGTATTTCTACCCTTAACCCAAATAATGTAACTTTTTCAGGACCGAGCACAGAAGTAACTGGTAACCCAAACTTACAACCCACTATTTTTGATAATTATGAACTAAAAATTTCGGCTTTCGATTATGCATTTCTTGGATACAGTGTAAGTTCTGCGAAAAATCAGGTGGCACAAATCATCAGAAAAGACGGTAGAAAATTATATAACGAGCAGATAAATATTTCAAGTATGAGAATTCATAATGTGAATATTGGTCTTCCTATTCCGTTTATGGTTTTCAGTAAGCCTTTGAGCGAGATCATGAAGTTTAACTTTAATCCTGACAAGATCAATTTCATGTATTTATATGCCGGTTATCAGAAGCATGAGATTGACAATCTGAACAACAGAGGTTTCTGGATATTCAATCTAATGACACAAATAATCTTGCCTAAAGACATAAAACTAACCGCAAATTATAGTTATTTAACGCCAAAAGCCGGATATTTCTACTTTACAGCAGAAAAACCATTTAACAATAATGTCGACATTACTTTAACGAAAAAATTCATGGATAACCGCCTGACTCTTTCTGTTTTTGCAAATGATATTTTCAACGGACAGGTGATGCAGGTACGCTCTAATCCACCTTCAGGAGAATCTGTGGTGATTAGCAGTAAATATGACACAAGGAATTTCGGACTTTCGATTAATTATAAAATCCCGACGAGAAATAAATTGGCAAAAGAAGACGCTAATATTCTTAATCAAACGAAAAAAGAAGATGCTGGTGTGATGCAACAGGCACAATAA
- a CDS encoding DUF5694 domain-containing protein, with the protein MKTFIYSLLVCFSTFISAQKKPSEYFNNPKTKVLIVGSFHFDYPNLDAHKTEKSDQVDVLAPKTAKEVTELVEYIKKFKPTKIAIEAWPKWNANQKLKEYNEGKHRDKRDERYQLAMRIANELRINELFSIDAASVLDDLEKRYGKQDSAYFNGISQDYDFQSNDAISNQYTTFFKSSEPKNFKSILESFKYMNSKEFHQYEYGAYLTGDFKLRDHDGADMLSLYWYNRNLRMFRNIQNIPHNNEDRILVIAGNGHASVLRQLFTSSPEFDYVEFNSLK; encoded by the coding sequence ATGAAAACATTTATCTATAGCCTACTTGTATGCTTCTCCACTTTTATTTCGGCTCAGAAAAAACCATCGGAGTATTTTAATAATCCTAAAACTAAAGTTCTGATTGTAGGATCATTCCATTTTGATTATCCAAATCTTGATGCTCATAAAACAGAAAAAAGCGATCAAGTAGATGTTCTTGCTCCCAAAACCGCCAAAGAAGTAACGGAACTTGTTGAGTACATTAAAAAATTTAAACCAACAAAAATAGCTATCGAAGCATGGCCAAAATGGAATGCCAACCAAAAATTAAAAGAATATAACGAAGGGAAACACAGAGACAAAAGAGATGAGCGTTATCAGCTTGCAATGCGTATTGCCAACGAACTCAGGATCAATGAACTTTTCAGCATAGATGCAGCATCTGTTTTGGATGATCTTGAAAAAAGATATGGCAAGCAAGATTCAGCCTATTTCAATGGAATTAGTCAGGACTATGATTTTCAGAGTAACGATGCGATATCGAATCAATATACTACATTCTTCAAAAGTAGTGAGCCTAAAAATTTCAAATCTATTCTGGAAAGCTTTAAATATATGAACAGCAAAGAATTCCATCAATATGAATACGGCGCTTATCTTACCGGAGATTTCAAATTAAGAGACCACGACGGCGCAGATATGCTTTCTTTATATTGGTATAACAGAAATCTGAGAATGTTCCGTAATATTCAAAATATTCCTCACAATAACGAAGACAGAATACTTGTAATCGCTGGAAATGGTCATGCATCAGTGTTAAGACAACTATTTACCTCTTCCCCTGAATTTGATTATGTAGAATTCAATAGTCTTAAATAA
- a CDS encoding sensor histidine kinase yields MKANKLIYLHIFFWGIYAIGSVLIPYFVFHTERIILNITFFLTSFICFYVNYFLVAPNFFDASKWYKSVIAFLLSASCFVLVRYSVEEILLPATVGLRNYREGTNFGFYFFDNIFYSSTTIFISTTFWFFKYFVDVEKEKAELIEARKTAELQALKTQINPHFIFNSLNNIYSLVYQKSDKALPALEELSQLLRYSTKDLEKDVITLDKEIGYIDSLTALEKLRLKQPELLTVEKNINHPKLNISPMILVPFVENAFKHGDFREKGFDMKLSDDNQILHFYLLNFKKDRMKDSTSGIGIDNVKKRLEILYPKKYELNINESETEFIVNLKIDLRNG; encoded by the coding sequence ATGAAAGCGAACAAACTTATCTATCTGCATATTTTCTTCTGGGGTATTTATGCTATCGGCTCGGTTCTTATTCCCTATTTTGTATTTCATACGGAGAGAATTATCCTTAATATTACGTTCTTTCTCACGAGTTTTATTTGCTTTTATGTGAACTATTTCCTGGTAGCTCCCAATTTTTTTGATGCAAGCAAATGGTATAAATCCGTGATTGCATTTTTGTTGAGTGCTTCCTGTTTTGTTCTTGTTCGATATTCTGTTGAAGAGATTTTATTGCCTGCAACTGTGGGATTAAGAAACTATAGGGAAGGAACCAATTTTGGATTTTACTTTTTTGATAATATTTTCTACAGCAGTACTACTATTTTTATCAGCACGACTTTTTGGTTTTTTAAATACTTTGTTGATGTAGAAAAAGAGAAAGCAGAGTTGATTGAGGCCAGAAAAACCGCAGAATTGCAGGCCTTAAAAACACAAATCAATCCGCATTTTATTTTTAATTCTTTGAATAATATTTATTCTCTCGTTTACCAAAAATCTGATAAAGCGTTACCGGCACTTGAAGAATTAAGCCAGCTATTGAGGTACAGCACAAAAGATCTGGAAAAAGATGTAATTACTTTAGATAAAGAAATTGGATATATTGACAGCTTAACGGCTCTTGAGAAATTACGATTAAAACAACCTGAATTATTAACTGTCGAGAAGAATATTAATCATCCTAAATTGAATATTTCACCGATGATTTTAGTTCCGTTTGTTGAAAATGCTTTTAAACATGGAGATTTTCGCGAAAAAGGATTTGACATGAAGCTTTCCGATGATAACCAGATCTTACACTTTTATCTTTTAAATTTTAAAAAGGATAGAATGAAAGATTCCACATCAGGAATTGGGATTGATAATGTGAAAAAAAGACTGGAAATTTTATATCCCAAAAAATATGAATTAAATATCAATGAGTCTGAAACCGAATTTATTGTAAATTTAAAGATTGACTTAAGAAATGGATAA
- a CDS encoding LytR/AlgR family response regulator transcription factor, producing the protein MDKIKCLVVDDEPLAISLLGSYVQKIPFFELVFSSENPIEALDFIQNNEADLVFLDIQMPELTGINFMKIVGDKLKYILTTAYSEYALEGYEHNIVDYLLKPVSFERFYKSALKAQERFSFVENKTDSHFFVKSSGQQHRINFEDILYIESIKDYVNIKTANQEYIVLDTLKSLEQQLSEFSFARIHKSFMINLDQIKSIAAKKIILSSDHEIPIGDMYRENFLKRLK; encoded by the coding sequence ATGGATAAAATTAAATGTCTTGTCGTAGACGATGAACCTTTAGCAATCTCACTGTTGGGGAGTTATGTACAAAAAATTCCTTTTTTTGAATTGGTTTTCTCTTCTGAAAATCCTATCGAAGCTTTAGATTTTATTCAAAATAATGAAGCTGATTTGGTTTTTCTTGATATTCAAATGCCTGAATTGACGGGAATTAATTTTATGAAGATTGTTGGAGATAAATTAAAATACATCTTAACAACCGCCTATTCTGAGTATGCTCTGGAAGGTTATGAACATAATATTGTCGATTATCTTTTAAAGCCGGTTTCTTTTGAACGCTTTTATAAAAGTGCTTTGAAAGCTCAGGAGCGTTTTTCTTTTGTTGAAAATAAAACGGATTCACATTTTTTTGTAAAGTCTTCCGGCCAACAGCATCGTATTAATTTTGAAGATATTCTTTATATAGAAAGTATTAAAGATTATGTAAATATCAAAACGGCAAATCAGGAGTATATTGTGTTGGACACGTTAAAATCTCTTGAACAACAACTTTCTGAGTTTTCTTTTGCCCGTATTCATAAATCGTTTATGATTAATTTAGATCAAATTAAAAGCATTGCTGCGAAAAAAATAATATTGTCGTCTGATCATGAAATTCCGATAGGAGATATGTATAGAGAGAATTTTCTAAAGAGGCTCAAATAA
- a CDS encoding Dam family site-specific DNA-(adenine-N6)-methyltransferase, with translation MQLTLEEKYGTYYPPKSQLLKWVGNKQKFAAEITRSFPTQYGRFFEPFLGSGAILATVAPHNGLGSDTFEPLMQIWKMLKTNSNELVSWYSERRNRIGEETKEEVYKKVLASYNANPNGADFLFLTRSCYGGIIRFRKADGYMSTPCGAHSPIPVESFAKRVKEWKSRLSKVDFEHCDYKEAFSQAKYGDLIYCDPPYSHSQTILYGAQDFQLEDLLLEIDKAKSKGVRVALSIDGHKKSGNLLCDLPIEHGLFEQEIYINCGRSMLRRFQLEGQTLENENVSDRLLLTY, from the coding sequence ATGCAACTTACACTAGAAGAAAAGTATGGAACTTATTATCCTCCAAAATCACAGTTATTAAAATGGGTTGGCAATAAACAAAAGTTTGCCGCTGAAATTACCCGAAGTTTTCCAACTCAATATGGAAGATTTTTCGAGCCGTTTCTTGGAAGTGGGGCAATTTTAGCTACAGTAGCACCCCATAACGGATTAGGATCTGACACATTCGAACCATTAATGCAAATCTGGAAAATGCTAAAAACGAATTCAAATGAACTTGTTTCTTGGTATTCAGAAAGAAGGAATAGAATAGGCGAAGAGACAAAAGAAGAAGTCTATAAGAAGGTTTTAGCATCTTACAATGCAAATCCAAATGGTGCAGATTTTCTTTTTTTAACTCGTTCTTGTTATGGTGGAATTATTCGCTTTCGTAAAGCAGATGGATATATGTCAACACCTTGTGGTGCTCATAGTCCAATTCCTGTTGAAAGTTTTGCTAAAAGAGTTAAGGAATGGAAAAGTCGTTTAAGTAAAGTTGATTTTGAACATTGCGATTATAAAGAAGCTTTTTCCCAAGCAAAATATGGTGATTTAATTTATTGTGACCCTCCATATTCACATAGTCAAACTATACTTTATGGTGCTCAAGATTTTCAATTAGAAGATCTATTGTTAGAAATTGATAAAGCAAAATCAAAAGGTGTTCGTGTTGCGCTTAGTATTGATGGACATAAAAAATCTGGAAATTTACTCTGCGATCTACCAATTGAACATGGTCTTTTCGAACAAGAAATTTATATAAATTGTGGAAGATCAATGTTAAGAAGATTTCAACTAGAAGGGCAAACTTTGGAAAACGAAAATGTTTCTGATCGTTTATTGCTTACTTATTAA
- a CDS encoding helix-turn-helix domain-containing protein, translating into MKKTLNSKENKVLLEMLYQLRASSGLRQSDLADLLNVPQSFISKIESGERRIDFIELREILKCLRSDIIEFLTEFENKINAGRK; encoded by the coding sequence GTGAAAAAGACACTTAATAGTAAGGAAAATAAAGTTCTGCTCGAAATGTTATATCAACTTCGAGCTTCTTCTGGATTACGCCAATCAGATCTTGCTGACTTACTAAATGTTCCCCAATCGTTTATTAGCAAAATTGAAAGTGGAGAAAGGAGAATTGATTTTATTGAACTTCGTGAAATTTTAAAGTGCCTTAGATCAGATATAATAGAATTTTTAACTGAATTTGAGAATAAAATAAATGCAGGCAGAAAGTAA